The genome window cccccctcccgttttttCATCAACACTGCTTTCCCAGCCAGCTTTAGACATAAACACACTGTTCACATTCATGTAAAGGTACCAGATTCATTACACGCACGcacaaaataaacaaaccccCAAGCTCAACCCAGATATGTCATGAGCTATGGAAAAGCTATGGCTGTACAGTCAACCAAAAAATGGGTGAAAAAATTCATTTTATTGAAACTCAAAACTCAAAAAATATAAGATGCTGTAGTGTACAATATGTTACATGAAGCACGCTCAGGTGCACATTCAAGTCAAGTAAGAgctccacctcccacccccctcccaatcaACCCTGGTACCCTAAGTACTTGTTCCATATACAATCATGCACATTTAACTTTGCAAGAGGGAAGCTCCCCACCTCAATATTCTGTTTGTTAGCACCAAAATATCTGggtttttccttatttttaaaacaggGGAGCTATAGTAACTCAGCCAATACTGTAGCCAGATGTCGTACATTCGTGGAATTGAACAACCTAACCTAACCTCAACAACATGTGCACTGAACCAGTTAGCGATATTCcctgttcccacccaccccttagcAGTAGTGGAGgcaactctccccctccccatttttttttaaataaaacacaaaatcatGAACTTCCCACGCAGAGTTGGTCTGTTTTTTTTGTTGGAAAAAAGTCTATGATGGGAGTAGAAAACTTAGATCTTTCGAGAACAACAACCGGTCGTAAATAGTGGAGTTGTTTTAAGGCCAGATCCCCACAGTCTGTTAGTGCCTTGTCCAATATGGCCCTCAAGGTTTCCAGATCCAGAGAAGGGAGAGCAGGAGAGTCTGTCGACAGCAGAGGCTGAATTCCCCTCAGCTGCCCGGGAGCTTTGGAGCCACCATTCTTCTTTGACATGGTCGCTGCAGGGACACTTTCATAGGTGACCCGCTCCTGTATGGTGGCATCCCTTCTGGAGTCTTTCTCTTTATCCAGCATGCGATCGAGTTGGTATTGTTCCGTGGGTTCCCATTCTTCCtcaagctcctcctcctcgtcatcatcatcgtcataCCGGTTCTCACTCTCCTGAATGAACTTCAGAAACGACGACTCAAATCCCATTGGTTTGAAGGACTTGATATCGAAGGGTTTTGGTGCCGGCTGCTTTTGCATCTTGTCTTTagcagcagggaggagaggtCTCTTCTCATTCTGTTGGGATGACACCTGTTGCCAGTCGCTGGTATCCCTCTCCCTTGGTGGCGGCGTGCCTGAACTAGCGTGACAAGAGCTGTTTTCCCGCCCTTCGTTTTTGGGCAAATCTTCCAGCTGATGGGTCGGTGACACCACTCCGCTACAGTCTTCGGAACACCTAGCTTTTGAATTGTGGTTGTGTTTTAAAGTGCCTGCGTACAAAAAGACACCCAGCTCTCTCGCCTTGTCGCCCTcgacacacacaccatttttacTGCTCTTGCCATCTCGATCGTAGTCCAGATCAGGAACAAGGCGTTCTTCGGGGTCACGCTGGCACACGGGATGCTCCTCAGGGTCCTCCGGGAAGTCTCCATTGGCTTCATTTGACTCGTCATCACATTCTTCTAAGCAAGCATCACTGATCACGGTACCACATTCAACAAAATACACAAGCTTCTCGTACTGCCGGTCTATATAAACACTGGGCACCTGATGGGTACGCTTATAATGCCTCACAATACTGCTTTCCAGTTTCACCACTGAGGGACACCCCCGAAACATGCATGGATACTGGGTTTGATTGCAATTGTCTCTGCACATCCGAAGGGCTTCTTCCCTGGTTCTGAAGTTATATAACtgctttcctttatttttattattatttttttctgctttgttgcGGATCCGTCTCTTTCTTACAATTTCCCTGTGCCTGAGACACTGGTCTCTCAGACAGCCTGACTCCGCTCCATCTTTCAGGTGGTTCCTTTTCTCTCTGGTACTGCCGGAGACACCTTCGTGGTTGCTGTGCCGGAAATACACGTGCTCCGAGTAACGGCTGTACGTCGTGAAAACTCTGTTGCAGCCATTGAGATCGCAATGGATTTCAATGTCCTTGTTGAGTTCTTCTTCCTTGGTGTGCTGTTCCATCAGGTGATGCCTCAATTGGTGGAAGGAATAAAATGCAGCTGGGCACCGAGGATGGTGACAAGGGAACCGCACTGCTTCGGTCTCGGAAAGCATTTTGGAATCTTCCCCAGAGTCGAGGTTGTGAAAGTCACTGCAGTGCTTAGCGAGCGATTTGGAGCACAGGAAGCGCTTGCTGCACTCCTTATATttgcaaacaaatatttttttacatttggcAAGTTCTCGCTTTGTTCGCGCTTTGTCCTTTTCTAGGCAGAGCTGCTCTTTGTTGTACTGGTGGACGGTTCTATAGTGGCGGATCAAGCCCTTCTGGTTAGTAAATGCAGAATTGCAATTCTTATGGATACAATGGAACGGCTTATGGTACTTATGTAAAATGTAGCACAGATTTCCTTTGGCGACTGTTCTTTTGCTGCCCCTCCCTTCTTTTGTTTCTAGTCCTTTCCTGTGACTTTCGAGCGCGGACAATTTTGCCTGCTTCACGGGCACACAGCTTTCTAGCTCTTCACTTGACTCCAGGTCTGTTTCAGAACTCAGCTCCTCCTTTTTGGGATGACACTGCCGTGACCCGGGGAGCTTTGCTTGGTCatccagttcctcctcagtgTTGGTATAAAATGATGACATGGAGCCCGCCGTGCTGTTTAGCACATCCTCTGGGAACCCCTCTAAGTCCTCAAAACTTTCGCTAAACAATTTCTGAACCGCCGGCCCTCTGCCAAGCTTGTGTTTGTTTCTATAATGGACTCTGAGGTGTGTTTTCCTTGTGAACGATCTTTGGCAAATATGACATTTAAATGGTGAATACCGATGTCGAAACATGTTCAACTGAAGCACCATCTCCTTGGAATAATTGTGTTTTCTAACATAGTGTGTTAAGAGAGCTTCCCTGGTCACAAACTCACACGTACAACCTTGGCGTTCGCAGAAAAATGGCTTCGCTGCCAGTTGCGTAAGGTATTGGTTTGGTAATTTGCCTCGGTGTTCTTCGGGGAAATGGTCTGAGGTAGATTCGTCTTCTTCAGAGTTGGAGCACTTGGAGGAATAGGACTGTAACAACCTGGAAGAGTTCCCATTGCGACTGCTAGAATTTTTCAAACTTAAATTTTTCAAGCCCAAAAGGAGCTCCAACATTGAGTCTTCTGCACTGGACGCTTTAGAATGTTCACAAGGGGGAAATTCGGGAGAAGGAGGACACAGTTCATGCTTGAAACAGGTATTGACATTAGAACTTGTATTGCAATCTATACTGCCCGGAGAGTCAACTTGGGTGTCTAAAAGATGCCTGAGCTCTGAAATTATATTTGCGGGGGTGCTGTTATGTTGGCTTTCAGTGAGCTGGCTAAGATCTTTAGCGTTCAGGCCCAGCTTCCTTCTAGGTTTGAAATGGTATGGATGAGCCCTTCGAAGATGCTTCTGCATACCCTTGGAATTTTTATATGTCGAATCGCAGCCTTCGAAGCCACAGGTAAACCTTTTGCCATCAAAGTAGACTGCCACGTTTGAATAACGCTCTTTCAAGTTTGAGGGAAGGAAGACTTTCTCATTGGGTAACAGAAGGCTAGGGGTTGTTGGGCCCGGACCTGATGCTTCGGTCAATAAAGACCCAGACTTCTCATTCACAGGAGATGCAGCATTGCTCCCAAGACTGCCGTTGCTTTTCCCATCCACCTCTTCGTCAGTTACAGGTTCTCGTTTAACTTGCAAAACTCCCTCTGAATCCGCAGACTCCAATGGCAACCTGGTATTTTCGCGCACGCAAGAATGATCCGTTTGGTCAAGCGCCTCCGAATCTGAAAGACACGCAGGGCAGTCGCCCGAAACACGCTCCTCGCACTTAACTGGCACCTCCTTCATTTCACCATTTGAAATATGCATGGAAAGGTGATTTGTAAACTCGGTTTTCGAATAATAGAACTTTTTGCAGCCGTGGAAGTTACACGTGTAAGACGCATCCCTAAAATGCTGGGCCTCGTGGTGGTAAAGCTGCCCCAAGTCGCTGAAGACAATGTTGCAGCCGTTCAGCTCACACTTGTAACGCAGGTCATCGTGCTGCTGTTTGTGATGCAACAGTTCGTTGACCGAGCCAAACGTTGCATAGCATCCCACCGACACACACATGTAGGGCCTGGGCCCGCTGTGCACTTGCTCATGCTCCTGCAGGTGGAATGCCGACATGAAATGCCGCCTGCAGTAGGAGCACTTCTCTCGCTTGTTCTTCATGTTCAAGTAGTGCATCGCATTCTCGTCGTTGTTCTGGTGCTCGGCTTTCAGGTGAACGCTCAGGTACTTGAACTGCTTAAACACTCGGGAGCAATCCGTGCCCGGGCATGGGTACAGGTCTCGGTCTTGCAAGTGGCACCTTTCCAATTTGCTGAACGTGACGTAGTCGTGAGCGTCGCTTCGGGCTCTGTTGCAGGGAGTGATCTTCAGCGTCCGGCTTCCACCCAGGGCGACAGAAGTGATCCTAGACAGGCTGCTCTTGGCCAGCCTCTCTTTCTTCAGCAGGATCTTCTTCTTAGCACGGTATTTTCTACTGGGCGGCATCTTCACGTGCTCCCCAATGTGCTTCACAAAAACGTCCTTCCTTCTGAACTTCTTGAGGCACACGGGGCACGTGTAGACCCCGTCTTCCATGTGCATCTTAGAATGGTGCAGAATTCTCGCCTCTATGCACTCTCTTTTGCAAATGACACAGAAGAACTTGTACTGAAGCCATCTCTGGTACCTCTCTGAAGAGCCAATGGGTTTCTTCTCTCTTATTCTCTCTTTCGGCCGATTCAGTAAACTGTCTCCTCCAAAGGGATTATCTTCCCTGCTCTCTTCGCAGTCGCTGAGGGGACTGTCTAGCAGTTCATTTTCGTTCAAGGACCCGATCTCATTGCCACTGAGATCGTCCTCGGAGTCAGACACTTCTTTCCCCAGCAATTTGAGACAGTGCCTCCTCAAAGTCTTCCAGTCCCAGAACTCTGGGTCGAATGGCCAGTAAGCCTTCAAAGCCAAAAGGAGCTCACAGCGGAGCGAGTTTGGAACTGGAGCATTCTCTTCATCAAATTTTTGATCGGGCTGCAGGTGAAGCTCTTCTAGCAGATTATATGTGTCCTCACTCGGCGCGAGTAAGAATTCGGTGAGCTGGCAGGCTCTTCTAACTTCAAGGTCTTCTGGCAGAAGGCAAGCAATCGTTTTACACATGGAAGTCTTCATGTCATCATTTTCATTTGACCGCAGCTGAAGGGCTCTCACACACAGCAAGATCGACACAGCAAGGCCGGAGTCTTCTGCCTATCAGGAAtgggagaaaacacacacaagtgTTATACAGCTTTTTAAAGTAGTCTCTTGAAGCAAAGCAAAAAGGTAGGGGGGAGGAAACTTAGCCCGACATTTTGTCTAAGAGAAAGAAGTTATTCAGTCTGCAAATTTTCCATAGATGACTTTGAGCTACTCATATTATGTCACCAGTGACCTTGTTTCAATTCGAAGAGGTTTAGGGGAGCAAGCGGTTtcattttgaagaagaggagtttggatttataccccatctttctctcctgtaaggagactcaaggtggcttacaagctcctttcccttcctctccccacaacagacaccttgtgaggtaggtggggctgacagagttccaaagaactgtgactagcccaaggtcaagaatgtaggagtgcagaaacacatctggtttaccagaaaagcttctgccactcaggtggaggagtggggtatcaaacccggttctccagattagaatccacctgctcttaaccaccacaccatgctgactcttttggAGTTCCCTGCCCAGCTGTTGCCCCTGTGCCAACCACGAAAGGGCTGGGCTTGGGAACAGCATGATACACAGTGTAGGGAGCTGCAGCTGATTCGACGTGGATATTGCTATCACTGCAACATGTCTGAAggaaaagcaggttaaaactactCTAAACAGACAAACAGAACTTGGGATCCAACCTACTGTCAACTTTTTCTTAAATACACGCCCTAAGCCCCTTTCCCCAACAATATGCATATAAACTTAAATAGACTAAACATATTTATACAAAAATGTTCCCATTTATTTCAGCCGTGAAGTCATATTTTTTAACCTCATGCCTAAAAAGGTATTTAAGACATCAAGACACAAGCGGTATCTGTTGAAGACTAAAATGGCAGTAACCCAAGGAACGAAGATTTTGTCTGTCCGTGGTTCCTTTAAATTTCAGAGCCAAAAATCTGGGCTTCTCACATTTCTAAAGCAGCCCCATAAAGTAGCAGTCAAGCGGCTTTGGCTGATTCCAGACACCTGCTGATGGTGCAGTGAAGTCTCACGGTGACAATCAAAACTTAGGGAAGATAATTGGTGGCACGATATGTCCCCTTGAAACTACTGCTGAAAGTGGGTCAACCAGAATGCATTAgcactcgccctgctgcctgaccACAGACTGTGGCCAACTGGTGACATCTTACTGGAGGCTGCCCTGTGGTTCACGTTCATTGTGAATTTCTGTACAATTAGTGCCACTGCTGGATACGTTTACCAAGACTTCTTCTGGATAGGCAGGTGCTCCATTGCTCTGAAAGTGACCTGTTCGGGCAGCCACTCTTGCAAGTCCCTGATGCTTCCGCTAAGATATCTCAGTTCTTTCATCAACTGTACAAGCTGAGCCCCCCTTAATGCCCTAGAACAGATAAGAGGTGGACACAGAGCGAGGGCTTCTACCCATAAATCTATCCATTCATGTTCATCGTCTTTGTCCCCTAAGAAGTTCCAGAaagaagtcacagttctctcaacccTCTTACCCAGTTCAatgtttttgttagtttttaaggtgccacgcGACTTTGTTGTTTTGGCtgccttaacagggttacctcccTTTCAATTTGTGGTCAATTTCAATGGCATGCTTTACACCTCCACCCCATTAAGGATTGAAGAACAAAGATTAGAGCCAATCGGGAGATCACGTACTTCAGCTTGTATGACTCTTATCAGAAAGAACAAATGTTGCAGCGTCCTAGCGATGATGCCAAACTGCCGACAACGCTCCAGAAAGGAGTCTAAAGATGGGTCAATCCTCCTTTGTAATTTGCTCCAAAATAAAGTCAGCTCCCTGCAGAGTACAGGACAAACAAGACAAGAAAATAGCAATTACTGAACAAGCAAGAGGACCACAGCAAACACACAGTGATGATTTGCCAGAAATACTGAGTGATGTTTAAAGAGGCATGGCTCACAAAAATAACTTCAAACAGCCATAGGGAGGTAGCATCCCTTTATCACGCAGTCCTGTGAGCTTGCAGTTTGTGTCCTTTTAGTTCAACCAAAGGGACATTTTAAGCCACACAGTTTCAGGAGAGTAGTAATGTTGATCTGCGATGgaagagctggattcaagtccagtagcacctcagaggccaacaaaattttcaggggataagctttcaagagtctaagctcgccatcaccaccaccatcatcaccaccacctttACTGGCAT of Sphaerodactylus townsendi isolate TG3544 linkage group LG06, MPM_Stown_v2.3, whole genome shotgun sequence contains these proteins:
- the RLF gene encoding zinc finger protein Rlf isoform X2; its protein translation is MLSRLFQSIQDSHNALLQFGDNSLEVLADVAKEGVWKNPVLLKIISQQPVEAEEVNKLVKREGPAFLQLRIKHLMKTNGIPQATTLSKLCKESTEISNTAPFLQAYITCLCSMPPNEESIKEIAKVDCKDALDMICNLEAEGQDRTAFILCTTYLTQQLQTASVYCSWELTLFWSKLQRRIDPSLDSFLERCRQFGIIARTLQHLFFLIRVIQAEAEDSGLAVSILLCVRALQLRSNENDDMKTSMCKTIACLLPEDLEVRRACQLTEFLLAPSEDTYNLLEELHLQPDQKFDEENAPVPNSLRCELLLALKAYWPFDPEFWDWKTLRRHCLKLLGKEVSDSEDDLSGNEIGSLNENELLDSPLSDCEESREDNPFGGDSLLNRPKERIREKKPIGSSERYQRWLQYKFFCVICKRECIEARILHHSKMHMEDGVYTCPVCLKKFRRKDVFVKHIGEHVKMPPSRKYRAKKKILLKKERLAKSSLSRITSVALGGSRTLKITPCNRARSDAHDYVTFSKLERCHLQDRDLYPCPGTDCSRVFKQFKYLSVHLKAEHQNNDENAMHYLNMKNKREKCSYCRRHFMSAFHLQEHEQVHSGPRPYMCVSVGCYATFGSVNELLHHKQQHDDLRYKCELNGCNIVFSDLGQLYHHEAQHFRDASYTCNFHGCKKFYYSKTEFTNHLSMHISNGEMKEVPVKCEERVSGDCPACLSDSEALDQTDHSCVRENTRLPLESADSEGVLQVKREPVTDEEVDGKSNGSLGSNAASPVNEKSGSLLTEASGPGPTTPSLLLPNEKVFLPSNLKERYSNVAVYFDGKRFTCGFEGCDSTYKNSKGMQKHLRRAHPYHFKPRRKLGLNAKDLSQLTESQHNSTPANIISELRHLLDTQVDSPGSIDCNTSSNVNTCFKHELCPPSPEFPPCEHSKASSAEDSMLELLLGLKNLSLKNSSSRNGNSSRLLQSYSSKCSNSEEDESTSDHFPEEHRGKLPNQYLTQLAAKPFFCERQGCTCEFVTREALLTHYVRKHNYSKEMVLQLNMFRHRYSPFKCHICQRSFTRKTHLRVHYRNKHKLGRGPAVQKLFSESFEDLEGFPEDVLNSTAGSMSSFYTNTEEELDDQAKLPGSRQCHPKKEELSSETDLESSEELESCVPVKQAKLSALESHRKGLETKEGRGSKRTVAKGNLCYILHKYHKPFHCIHKNCNSAFTNQKGLIRHYRTVHQYNKEQLCLEKDKARTKRELAKCKKIFVCKYKECSKRFLCSKSLAKHCSDFHNLDSGEDSKMLSETEAVRFPCHHPRCPAAFYSFHQLRHHLMEQHTKEEELNKDIEIHCDLNGCNRVFTTYSRYSEHVYFRHSNHEGVSGSTREKRNHLKDGAESGCLRDQCLRHREIVRKRRIRNKAEKNNNKNKGKQLYNFRTREEALRMCRDNCNQTQYPCMFRGCPSVVKLESSIVRHYKRTHQVPSVYIDRQYEKLVYFVECGTVISDACLEECDDESNEANGDFPEDPEEHPVCQRDPEERLVPDLDYDRDGKSSKNGVCVEGDKARELGVFLYAGTLKHNHNSKARCSEDCSGVVSPTHQLEDLPKNEGRENSSCHASSGTPPPRERDTSDWQQVSSQQNEKRPLLPAAKDKMQKQPAPKPFDIKSFKPMGFESSFLKFIQESENRYDDDDDEEEELEEEWEPTEQYQLDRMLDKEKDSRRDATIQERVTYESVPAATMSKKNGGSKAPGQLRGIQPLLSTDSPALPSLDLETLRAILDKALTDCGDLALKQLHYLRPVVVLERSKFSTPIIDFFPTKKTDQLCVGSS
- the RLF gene encoding zinc finger protein Rlf isoform X1, which codes for MADAEADAALAPEMQRVSAGLRARLWQLQAELSDQEVAAASSGAFCRGFCQTLLQYAGNRGSSEHALPLLEVYCVAIQSFASARPYLSTDCEEVLLVLGRLVLSCFELLLSVPESEEQCEMLSRLFQSIQDSHNALLQFGDNSLEVLADVAKEGVWKNPVLLKIISQQPVEAEEVNKLVKREGPAFLQLRIKHLMKTNGIPQATTLSKLCKESTEISNTAPFLQAYITCLCSMPPNEESIKEIAKVDCKDALDMICNLEAEGQDRTAFILCTTYLTQQLQTASVYCSWELTLFWSKLQRRIDPSLDSFLERCRQFGIIARTLQHLFFLIRVIQAEAEDSGLAVSILLCVRALQLRSNENDDMKTSMCKTIACLLPEDLEVRRACQLTEFLLAPSEDTYNLLEELHLQPDQKFDEENAPVPNSLRCELLLALKAYWPFDPEFWDWKTLRRHCLKLLGKEVSDSEDDLSGNEIGSLNENELLDSPLSDCEESREDNPFGGDSLLNRPKERIREKKPIGSSERYQRWLQYKFFCVICKRECIEARILHHSKMHMEDGVYTCPVCLKKFRRKDVFVKHIGEHVKMPPSRKYRAKKKILLKKERLAKSSLSRITSVALGGSRTLKITPCNRARSDAHDYVTFSKLERCHLQDRDLYPCPGTDCSRVFKQFKYLSVHLKAEHQNNDENAMHYLNMKNKREKCSYCRRHFMSAFHLQEHEQVHSGPRPYMCVSVGCYATFGSVNELLHHKQQHDDLRYKCELNGCNIVFSDLGQLYHHEAQHFRDASYTCNFHGCKKFYYSKTEFTNHLSMHISNGEMKEVPVKCEERVSGDCPACLSDSEALDQTDHSCVRENTRLPLESADSEGVLQVKREPVTDEEVDGKSNGSLGSNAASPVNEKSGSLLTEASGPGPTTPSLLLPNEKVFLPSNLKERYSNVAVYFDGKRFTCGFEGCDSTYKNSKGMQKHLRRAHPYHFKPRRKLGLNAKDLSQLTESQHNSTPANIISELRHLLDTQVDSPGSIDCNTSSNVNTCFKHELCPPSPEFPPCEHSKASSAEDSMLELLLGLKNLSLKNSSSRNGNSSRLLQSYSSKCSNSEEDESTSDHFPEEHRGKLPNQYLTQLAAKPFFCERQGCTCEFVTREALLTHYVRKHNYSKEMVLQLNMFRHRYSPFKCHICQRSFTRKTHLRVHYRNKHKLGRGPAVQKLFSESFEDLEGFPEDVLNSTAGSMSSFYTNTEEELDDQAKLPGSRQCHPKKEELSSETDLESSEELESCVPVKQAKLSALESHRKGLETKEGRGSKRTVAKGNLCYILHKYHKPFHCIHKNCNSAFTNQKGLIRHYRTVHQYNKEQLCLEKDKARTKRELAKCKKIFVCKYKECSKRFLCSKSLAKHCSDFHNLDSGEDSKMLSETEAVRFPCHHPRCPAAFYSFHQLRHHLMEQHTKEEELNKDIEIHCDLNGCNRVFTTYSRYSEHVYFRHSNHEGVSGSTREKRNHLKDGAESGCLRDQCLRHREIVRKRRIRNKAEKNNNKNKGKQLYNFRTREEALRMCRDNCNQTQYPCMFRGCPSVVKLESSIVRHYKRTHQVPSVYIDRQYEKLVYFVECGTVISDACLEECDDESNEANGDFPEDPEEHPVCQRDPEERLVPDLDYDRDGKSSKNGVCVEGDKARELGVFLYAGTLKHNHNSKARCSEDCSGVVSPTHQLEDLPKNEGRENSSCHASSGTPPPRERDTSDWQQVSSQQNEKRPLLPAAKDKMQKQPAPKPFDIKSFKPMGFESSFLKFIQESENRYDDDDDEEEELEEEWEPTEQYQLDRMLDKEKDSRRDATIQERVTYESVPAATMSKKNGGSKAPGQLRGIQPLLSTDSPALPSLDLETLRAILDKALTDCGDLALKQLHYLRPVVVLERSKFSTPIIDFFPTKKTDQLCVGSS